The proteins below are encoded in one region of Lactuca sativa cultivar Salinas chromosome 3, Lsat_Salinas_v11, whole genome shotgun sequence:
- the LOC111879117 gene encoding plasmodesmata-located protein 6-like isoform X1 — MFQQALWLSCLISTFFFHLSSSAIDSFIYGGCSQPRFTPGSPYESNVNSMLTSLVNSASFSNFNNFKISVPGSTQSDIVYGLFQCRGDLSTTDCRDCVAHAVSRLGVICPGSTGGAMQLDGCFVKYDGTSFLGVEDKMEVFKKCGSSIGYNSDILTRRDVVLAYMAANNGQYFRVGGSGSVQGVAQCVQDLSLSECQDCLEEAGGRVKSECGASAWGDVYLGKCYVRYSERGFHSRSDDDDGDMDKTLAIIIGIIAGVAVIIVFLSFLTRICDRKEGK; from the exons ATGTTTCAACAAGCTCTGTGGCTTTCATGCCTCATCTCCACTTTCTTCTTCCACCTATCGTCATCTGCAATAGACTCCTTCATCTATGGCGGATGCTCACAGCCACGGTTCACCCCTGGCTCACCCTACGAGTCCAATGTCAACTCCATGCTCACTTCCTTAGTCAACTCCGCTTCTTTCTCcaacttcaacaacttcaaaatCTCCGTTCCAGGGTCCACCCAGTCTGATATTGTCTACGGCCTCTTCCAGTGCCGTGGTGACCTTAGCACCACGGACTGTAGAGACTGTGTGGCCCACGCCGTCAGTCGACTCGGGGTCATTTGTCCCGGGTCGACTGGCGGGGCCATGCAGCTCGATGGATGTTTTGTAAAATACGATGGCACATCTTTCTTAGGGGTTGAGGACAAAATGGAAGTGTTCAAGAAGTGTGGATCTTCAATCGGTTACAATTCAGATATTTTGACACGTAGAGATGTTGTGTTGGCTTACATGGCGGCGAACAACGGGCAATATTTTCGGGTTGGTGGGTCCGGGAGTGTGCAGGGTGTGGCGCAGTGTGTACAAGATTTGAGTTTGAGTGAGTGTCAAGATTGTCTTGAAGAGGCGGGTGGGCGGGTGAAATCGGAGTGTGGGGCATCTGCTTGGGGTGATGTGTACTTGGGGAAGTGCTATGTGCGGTATTCCGAACGTGGGTTCCACTCGAGAAGTG ATGATGACGATGGTGACATGGATAAAACATTGGCGATAATCATTGGAATCATAGCTGGTGTGGCAGTGATTATTGTTTTTCTATCTTTCTTAACCAGAATTTGTGACAGAAAAG AAGGCAAGTAA
- the LOC111879117 gene encoding plasmodesmata-located protein 6-like isoform X2: protein MFQQALWLSCLISTFFFHLSSSAIDSFIYGGCSQPRFTPGSPYESNVNSMLTSLVNSASFSNFNNFKISVPGSTQSDIVYGLFQCRGDLSTTDCRDCVAHAVSRLGVICPGSTGGAMQLDGCFVKYDGTSFLGVEDKMEVFKKCGSSIGYNSDILTRRDVVLAYMAANNGQYFRVGGSGSVQGVAQCVQDLSLSECQDCLEEAGGRVKSECGASAWGDVYLGKCYVRYSERGFHSRSDDDDGDMDKTLAIIIGIIAGVAVIIVFLSFLTRICDRKGK from the exons ATGTTTCAACAAGCTCTGTGGCTTTCATGCCTCATCTCCACTTTCTTCTTCCACCTATCGTCATCTGCAATAGACTCCTTCATCTATGGCGGATGCTCACAGCCACGGTTCACCCCTGGCTCACCCTACGAGTCCAATGTCAACTCCATGCTCACTTCCTTAGTCAACTCCGCTTCTTTCTCcaacttcaacaacttcaaaatCTCCGTTCCAGGGTCCACCCAGTCTGATATTGTCTACGGCCTCTTCCAGTGCCGTGGTGACCTTAGCACCACGGACTGTAGAGACTGTGTGGCCCACGCCGTCAGTCGACTCGGGGTCATTTGTCCCGGGTCGACTGGCGGGGCCATGCAGCTCGATGGATGTTTTGTAAAATACGATGGCACATCTTTCTTAGGGGTTGAGGACAAAATGGAAGTGTTCAAGAAGTGTGGATCTTCAATCGGTTACAATTCAGATATTTTGACACGTAGAGATGTTGTGTTGGCTTACATGGCGGCGAACAACGGGCAATATTTTCGGGTTGGTGGGTCCGGGAGTGTGCAGGGTGTGGCGCAGTGTGTACAAGATTTGAGTTTGAGTGAGTGTCAAGATTGTCTTGAAGAGGCGGGTGGGCGGGTGAAATCGGAGTGTGGGGCATCTGCTTGGGGTGATGTGTACTTGGGGAAGTGCTATGTGCGGTATTCCGAACGTGGGTTCCACTCGAGAAGTG ATGATGACGATGGTGACATGGATAAAACATTGGCGATAATCATTGGAATCATAGCTGGTGTGGCAGTGATTATTGTTTTTCTATCTTTCTTAACCAGAATTTGTGACAGAAAAG GCAAGTAA